A DNA window from Streptomyces sp. CA-278952 contains the following coding sequences:
- a CDS encoding DivIVA domain-containing protein: MARSEPDEVSAPGEMRVFWFLLLTMVVVVTAVTLAVVGGGGSAVLQDVPPDRFTDPLPATRPVGRADIEALRLPMAPRGYRMADVDEALSRLGAELAERDARIAELESALAGVQAAAVTTGTDLFKQPGDRPAEPGGHANSSGRAEEDGR; this comes from the coding sequence ATGGCACGATCGGAGCCGGACGAGGTTTCCGCCCCCGGGGAGATGCGCGTGTTCTGGTTCTTGCTGCTCACGATGGTCGTGGTCGTCACCGCGGTCACCCTCGCGGTGGTCGGAGGCGGTGGGAGCGCCGTGCTGCAGGACGTCCCGCCCGACCGGTTCACCGATCCGCTGCCCGCGACCCGCCCGGTCGGCCGGGCGGACATCGAGGCGCTGCGCCTGCCCATGGCCCCCCGCGGCTACCGGATGGCGGACGTCGACGAGGCGCTGTCCCGGCTCGGCGCCGAGCTGGCCGAGCGCGACGCCCGGATCGCCGAGCTGGAATCCGCCCTGGCCGGGGTGCAGGCCGCAGCGGTGACGACGGGCACCGACCTCTTCAAGCAGCCGGGCGACCGGCCCGCGGAACCGGGCGGCCACGCGAACAGCTCGGGCCGCGCCGAGGAGGACGGGCGATGA
- a CDS encoding DNA-3-methyladenine glycosylase I produces MSGAALAAPDGGLRCPWGLSAEDYLAYHDNEWGRAVHGDDALFERLCLEAFQSGLSWITILRRRETFRTAFEGFRIEAVAKFTDADRERLLADPGIIRNKAKVDATLANAKVLADWSEGELDELIWSYAPDPAGRPAPRGLSDVPAVTPESTALAKALKKRSIRFVGPTTAYALMQACGLVDDHLADCVARGGGAAPR; encoded by the coding sequence ATGAGCGGCGCGGCCCTGGCCGCCCCCGACGGCGGGCTGCGCTGCCCGTGGGGCCTGTCCGCCGAGGACTACCTCGCCTACCACGACAACGAGTGGGGCCGGGCCGTCCACGGGGACGACGCCCTGTTCGAACGGCTCTGTCTGGAGGCCTTCCAGTCCGGGCTCTCCTGGATCACGATCCTGCGCCGCCGCGAGACCTTCCGTACCGCGTTCGAGGGCTTCCGGATCGAGGCGGTCGCGAAGTTCACCGACGCCGACCGGGAGCGGCTCCTGGCCGACCCGGGGATCATCCGCAACAAGGCCAAGGTCGACGCGACCCTCGCCAACGCCAAGGTGCTCGCCGACTGGTCGGAGGGGGAGCTGGACGAGCTGATCTGGTCCTACGCCCCCGACCCGGCCGGCCGGCCCGCCCCGCGCGGTCTCTCGGACGTCCCGGCCGTCACGCCGGAGTCCACCGCGCTCGCCAAGGCGTTGAAGAAGCGCTCGATCCGCTTCGTCGGCCCCACCACCGCCTACGCGCTGATGCAGGCCTGCGGACTGGTCGACGACCACCTCGCGGACTGCGTGGCGCGCGGCGGCGGGGCGGCGCCGCGCTGA
- the dapE gene encoding succinyl-diaminopimelate desuccinylase: protein MADSTLDLTLDGPALTARLVDFPSVSGEEKALADAIESALRALPHLTVDRHGNNVVARTDLGRPERVVLAGHIDTVPIADNVPSRLDGNGILWGCGTSDMKSGVAVQLRIAATVPEPNRDLTFIFYDNEEVAAHLNGLGHIADAHPEWLAGDFAVLLEPSDGEVEGGCQGTLRVHLRTAGERAHSARSWMGSNAVHAAAPILAKLAAYEPRRPVIDGLEYREGLNAVGIEGGVATNVIPDACTVVVNYRYAPDRTEEEAVAHVREVFADCGVAEIVIDDHSGAAMPGLSHPAAQAFMTAVGGTARPKFGWTDVSRFGSLGVPAVNYGPGDPMYAHKRDEHVAVAKITHCEDRLRSWLTG, encoded by the coding sequence ATGGCCGACAGCACCCTTGACCTCACCCTGGACGGACCGGCGCTCACCGCCCGGCTCGTCGACTTCCCCTCGGTCAGCGGGGAGGAGAAGGCCCTCGCCGACGCGATCGAATCGGCCCTGCGCGCCCTGCCCCACCTCACCGTCGACCGCCACGGCAACAACGTCGTCGCCCGCACGGACCTGGGCCGCCCCGAGCGCGTCGTCCTCGCCGGGCACATCGACACCGTGCCGATCGCCGACAACGTCCCCTCCCGCCTCGACGGGAACGGGATCCTCTGGGGCTGCGGGACCTCCGACATGAAGTCCGGCGTCGCCGTCCAGCTCCGGATCGCCGCGACGGTCCCCGAGCCCAACCGCGACCTGACGTTCATCTTCTACGACAACGAAGAGGTCGCCGCGCACCTCAACGGCCTCGGCCACATCGCCGACGCCCACCCCGAATGGCTCGCCGGGGACTTCGCCGTGCTGCTGGAGCCTTCCGACGGCGAGGTCGAGGGCGGCTGCCAGGGCACCCTCCGGGTCCACCTGCGGACGGCGGGGGAGCGGGCCCACTCGGCGCGCAGTTGGATGGGCTCCAACGCCGTCCACGCCGCCGCCCCGATCCTGGCGAAGCTCGCCGCGTACGAGCCCCGCCGCCCGGTCATCGACGGCCTCGAATACCGCGAGGGCCTCAACGCCGTCGGCATCGAGGGCGGCGTCGCCACCAACGTCATCCCGGACGCCTGCACCGTCGTCGTCAACTACCGATACGCCCCGGACCGCACCGAGGAGGAGGCCGTCGCCCACGTCCGCGAGGTCTTCGCCGACTGCGGCGTGGCCGAGATCGTCATCGACGACCACTCCGGCGCCGCCATGCCCGGCCTCTCCCACCCCGCCGCCCAGGCGTTCATGACCGCCGTCGGCGGCACCGCCCGGCCCAAGTTCGGCTGGACCGACGTCTCCCGCTTCGGCTCGCTCGGCGTCCCCGCGGTCAACTACGGACCCGGTGACCCGATGTACGCCCACAAGCGCGACGAGCACGTGGCGGTCGCGAAGATCACCCACTGCGAGGACCGGCTGCGCTCCTGGCTGACCGGCTGA
- a CDS encoding TIGR00730 family Rossman fold protein produces MGNAEDARIPEGAEVPEGAVSPEEQWLGPVLRRREQVQPGTTDQRLLDSEGDSEWVHTDPWRVMRIQSEFVEGFGALAELPSAISVFGSARTPDGSPEYEAGVQLGKALVDAGFAVITGGGPGAMEAANKGAREAKGVSVGLGIELPFESGLNPHVDIGVNFRYFFVRKTMFVKYAQGFVVLPGGLGTLDELFEALTLVQTGKVTRFPIVLFGTAYWGGLIDWLRDTVVAQGKASEKDLLLFHVTDDVEEAVTLVTKEVGR; encoded by the coding sequence ATGGGCAACGCCGAAGACGCACGGATCCCCGAGGGTGCGGAGGTTCCCGAGGGAGCGGTCAGCCCCGAGGAACAGTGGCTGGGCCCGGTCCTGCGCCGCAGGGAGCAGGTCCAGCCCGGCACGACCGACCAGCGGCTGCTGGACTCCGAGGGCGACTCCGAGTGGGTGCACACCGACCCCTGGCGGGTGATGCGCATCCAGTCGGAGTTCGTCGAGGGCTTCGGCGCACTCGCCGAACTGCCGAGCGCGATCAGCGTCTTCGGCTCGGCCCGCACCCCGGACGGATCACCGGAGTACGAGGCCGGCGTCCAGCTCGGCAAGGCACTGGTCGACGCGGGCTTCGCGGTGATCACCGGCGGCGGCCCGGGCGCGATGGAGGCCGCCAACAAGGGAGCCCGGGAGGCGAAGGGCGTCTCGGTCGGCCTCGGCATCGAGCTGCCCTTCGAGTCGGGCCTCAACCCGCACGTCGACATCGGCGTCAACTTCCGCTACTTCTTCGTCCGCAAGACGATGTTCGTGAAGTACGCCCAGGGCTTCGTGGTCCTCCCCGGCGGCCTCGGCACCCTGGACGAACTCTTCGAGGCGCTGACCCTCGTCCAGACCGGCAAGGTCACCCGCTTCCCGATCGTCCTGTTCGGCACGGCCTACTGGGGCGGCCTGATCGACTGGCTCCGCGACACGGTGGTGGCCCAGGGCAAGGCCTCGGAGAAGGACCTGCTGCTCTTCCACGTGACGGACGACGTGGAGGAAGCGGTGACGCTGGTCACGAAGGAGGTCGGCCGCTGA
- the folP gene encoding dihydropteroate synthase, which translates to MRSGALRLGRREFGPHEPVIMAIVNRTPDSFYDQGATFGDEPALARVEQAVAEGAAIIDIGGVKAGPGEEVSAEEEARRTVGFVAEVRRRHPSVVISVDTWRHDVGEAVCEAGADLLNDAWGGVDPKLAEVAARYGAGLVCTHAGGAEPRTRPHRIAYEDVMADILRVTVGLAERAVELGVRPDGIMIDPGHDFGKNTRHSLEATRRLGEMAETGWPVLVSLSNKDFVGETLDRPVKERVIGTLATTAVSAWLGARVYRVHEVAETRQVLDMVASVAGHRAPAVARRGLA; encoded by the coding sequence ATGCGAAGCGGTGCACTCAGGCTGGGGCGGCGGGAGTTCGGTCCGCATGAGCCGGTGATCATGGCGATCGTGAACCGGACCCCGGACTCCTTCTACGACCAGGGCGCCACGTTCGGGGACGAGCCGGCGCTGGCCCGGGTCGAGCAGGCGGTGGCCGAGGGTGCCGCGATCATCGACATCGGCGGGGTGAAGGCGGGCCCCGGCGAGGAGGTGAGCGCCGAGGAGGAGGCGCGCCGCACGGTCGGGTTCGTCGCCGAGGTCCGCCGCCGCCACCCGTCCGTGGTGATCAGCGTGGACACCTGGCGGCACGACGTGGGCGAGGCGGTCTGCGAGGCCGGGGCCGATCTGCTGAACGACGCGTGGGGCGGGGTGGACCCGAAGCTGGCGGAGGTCGCCGCGCGGTACGGGGCGGGCCTCGTGTGCACGCACGCGGGCGGCGCGGAGCCGCGGACCCGGCCGCACCGGATCGCGTACGAGGACGTCATGGCGGACATCCTGCGGGTGACCGTGGGACTGGCCGAGCGGGCGGTGGAGCTCGGGGTGCGGCCGGACGGGATCATGATCGATCCGGGGCACGACTTCGGGAAGAACACCCGGCACTCGCTGGAGGCGACGCGGCGGCTCGGGGAGATGGCGGAGACCGGGTGGCCGGTGCTGGTGTCCCTGTCCAACAAGGACTTCGTGGGCGAGACGCTGGACCGGCCGGTGAAGGAGCGCGTCATCGGCACGCTGGCGACGACGGCGGTCTCGGCGTGGCTGGGGGCGCGGGTGTACCGGGTGCACGAGGTGGCGGAGACGCGGCAGGTCCTGGACATGGTGGCGTCCGTTGCCGGGCATCGGGCGCCGGCCGTGGCGCGGAGGGGGTTGGCGTAG
- a CDS encoding ATP-binding protein: MSLPLTRRIARAALLIAAGAAPVVGAAGAASAAELPATPDLGGLTALDGAGLGSTVDSTVQQGTQAAGDTGGRLVGTAVPAAGKTIGKSAGVAIPAAQETAGQAAGNAGQAVGGVAEAAGGGLPTDALGGGLPTDSLTKGGLPLGGLPIGG; this comes from the coding sequence ATGTCCCTCCCCCTGACCCGTCGGATCGCTCGTGCCGCGCTGCTGATCGCCGCAGGCGCGGCCCCCGTGGTCGGTGCGGCCGGCGCCGCGAGCGCCGCAGAGCTCCCGGCGACCCCGGACCTGGGCGGACTGACCGCGCTGGACGGCGCCGGTCTCGGCAGCACCGTGGACAGCACCGTCCAGCAGGGCACCCAGGCGGCCGGCGACACCGGCGGCCGCCTCGTCGGCACGGCGGTCCCGGCCGCGGGCAAGACCATCGGCAAGTCCGCCGGGGTGGCCATCCCGGCCGCCCAGGAGACCGCCGGCCAGGCCGCGGGCAACGCGGGCCAGGCCGTGGGCGGCGTGGCCGAGGCCGCTGGCGGCGGCCTGCCCACGGACGCGCTCGGCGGCGGCCTGCCCACCGACTCCCTGACCAAGGGCGGCCTCCCGCTGGGCGGTCTGCCGATCGGCGGCTGA